The Oculatellaceae cyanobacterium genome contains a region encoding:
- a CDS encoding response regulator, translating to MSASVNTTQTILAVDDSTVMQEMIKRALTSEYRVLVADNAVDALALIYHQPISVLLLDVSMPGVDGLELCRTLRSLPQFSELPIVMLTARDGAFDRVQGRLAGATEYLTKPFDAEQLRQVVKNFIGSSCSN from the coding sequence ATGTCTGCAAGTGTAAATACTACACAGACAATCTTGGCAGTCGATGACAGCACCGTTATGCAAGAAATGATTAAACGGGCGCTAACTAGCGAGTATCGAGTTTTAGTTGCTGATAATGCTGTAGATGCCTTGGCTTTAATTTACCACCAGCCGATATCAGTTTTGCTATTAGATGTTTCCATGCCAGGGGTTGATGGTTTGGAACTTTGCCGCACCTTGCGTAGCTTACCTCAATTTAGCGAGTTACCGATTGTCATGCTTACTGCCAGAGACGGCGCATTTGACAGGGTGCAAGGAAGACTTGCAGGCGCGACTGAGTACCTGACTAAACCTTTTGATGCTGAACAATTGCGTCAAGTCGTGAAAAATTTTATCGGTTCGAGTTGTTCTAATTGA
- a CDS encoding DUF4922 domain-containing protein has protein sequence MWHKVLQQTQYAHSKGALQPIPTNYEFVEESGIRFLVRVVSNLERKHQAQQQNAKVIKRKDFNPFLPYEQDLFVADISNTHICLLNKFNIVDRHLLLVTRQFEEQESLLTEQDFEAMWITLTDIDGLVFYNSGQAAGASQRHKHLQLIPLPLTPEGVSIPIEAALKSIQFKDGVSKIPSFQFKHAIAQLAPSWVNSPSQAASATLDCYHTLLSHLNLVDVSINSKPAPYNLLATREWMMIVARSQERFQSISINSLGFAGALLVRNEEQLQLVKELSPLTILKNVAVI, from the coding sequence TTGTGGCATAAAGTACTACAACAGACCCAATACGCGCACTCCAAAGGCGCACTCCAGCCAATTCCAACAAATTATGAATTTGTAGAAGAAAGTGGCATTCGTTTCTTGGTGCGGGTTGTATCCAATCTTGAGCGCAAACATCAAGCACAACAGCAGAATGCCAAAGTGATTAAGCGTAAAGATTTCAATCCGTTTTTACCTTATGAACAAGATTTATTTGTAGCAGATATATCTAATACACACATCTGTTTGTTAAATAAATTTAATATAGTTGATCGTCATTTACTGCTAGTTACACGACAGTTTGAGGAACAGGAAAGCTTACTTACAGAGCAAGATTTTGAGGCAATGTGGATAACGCTTACTGACATTGATGGTTTAGTATTTTATAATTCTGGACAAGCTGCGGGTGCTAGTCAAAGACACAAGCATTTGCAACTAATTCCACTCCCACTTACTCCAGAGGGTGTGAGCATTCCGATTGAAGCTGCATTAAAATCAATTCAATTTAAAGATGGTGTGAGTAAGATACCTAGCTTTCAATTCAAACACGCGATCGCCCAGCTTGCTCCTAGTTGGGTAAACTCACCATCACAAGCGGCATCAGCAACACTTGATTGTTATCATACCTTGCTGAGTCATCTGAATTTAGTAGATGTATCAATTAACTCTAAACCTGCACCCTATAATCTATTAGCGACACGGGAATGGATGATGATTGTAGCGCGATCGCAAGAACGTTTTCAATCCATCTCGATCAATTCATTAGGTTTCGCAGGGGCGCTATTAGTTCGCAACGAGGAACAATTGCAGCTTGTTAAAGAACTTAGTCCTCTGACTATATTAAAAAATGTTGCAGTAATCTAA